In Bacillota bacterium, a single window of DNA contains:
- the hisG gene encoding ATP phosphoribosyltransferase — protein sequence MNTLVTIAVPGGRMLAEALAALSAAGYPCDMDDGTRKLMFESGRARFIVARPGDVPVYVTHGAADLGIVGKDVLIEDRPDVYELLDLRFGAGRFVVAAPADRAREAEATLASPEVSGRVRVATKFPRVTEAFFTERGIRAQVIALRGATELAPQAGLADMVVDIVSTGRTLSDNNLVVVAEVGRTTARLIANRASFGLRSPVIKDLVEALRRGIAS from the coding sequence ATGAACACATTGGTGACCATCGCCGTCCCCGGAGGCCGGATGCTTGCGGAGGCGCTAGCCGCTCTTTCGGCGGCAGGTTACCCATGCGACATGGACGACGGCACCAGGAAGCTGATGTTCGAGTCAGGACGCGCCCGGTTCATTGTAGCCAGGCCCGGTGATGTGCCGGTATACGTAACCCATGGCGCGGCGGACCTGGGCATAGTGGGAAAGGACGTCCTGATCGAGGACAGGCCGGATGTGTATGAACTGCTGGACTTGAGGTTCGGAGCAGGTCGCTTTGTCGTAGCCGCCCCTGCCGACCGGGCCCGGGAAGCGGAGGCGACTCTCGCGAGCCCAGAGGTATCGGGCCGTGTCCGCGTCGCGACCAAGTTTCCTCGGGTCACTGAGGCTTTCTTCACGGAGAGGGGTATCAGAGCACAGGTGATCGCGCTGCGCGGCGCGACTGAACTCGCTCCCCAGGCGGGCCTCGCCGATATGGTGGTGGACATCGTTTCTACAGGCCGCACACTTTCCGACAATAACCTGGTCGTGGTGGCTGAGGTCGGACGGACTACCGCCAGGCTCATTGCGAACCGTGCGAGTTTCGGTCTCCGCTCCCCTGTCATAAAGGACCTGGTGGAGGCCTTGAGGAGAGGTATCGCATCTTGA
- a CDS encoding histidinol-phosphatase, translating to RGVSEVGFTEHSHNFRESADLLNHPEFTTRHGHGFRVDDYIGVVVGAREEGYPVRLGIEMDYIEERRGQIQAFISEYPWDFVIGSVHWLGDWGFDIEPGSWDGRDVDEAYRTYFSTVERAVLTGMFDVLGHADVIKVFGHRPSREFQPELLEWFDRIADALARTGACLEVSSAGLRRVAREAYPDTRLLSRARARNVPITISSDAHEPEEVGLGFEVTIPLVRSLGFQTLTVFNCRRGRQERIG from the coding sequence CGCGCGGGGTTTCGGAAGTGGGCTTCACGGAACACTCTCACAACTTCCGGGAATCGGCTGACCTGCTGAACCATCCGGAGTTCACGACCCGACACGGTCACGGATTCCGCGTGGACGACTACATAGGTGTGGTAGTGGGTGCACGTGAGGAAGGCTACCCGGTCAGGCTGGGCATCGAAATGGATTACATCGAGGAGCGCAGGGGGCAAATCCAGGCTTTCATCTCGGAGTACCCTTGGGACTTCGTCATAGGTTCCGTTCATTGGCTCGGAGACTGGGGATTCGATATCGAGCCCGGGAGCTGGGACGGGCGAGATGTTGACGAGGCCTACCGCACCTATTTCTCCACAGTAGAGCGAGCGGTCCTGACAGGGATGTTCGATGTGCTGGGGCACGCTGACGTGATCAAGGTCTTCGGCCACCGCCCTTCCCGTGAGTTCCAGCCGGAACTCCTTGAATGGTTCGACCGGATCGCCGACGCGCTTGCCCGGACCGGCGCCTGCCTTGAGGTGTCCAGCGCCGGTCTTCGCCGGGTCGCCAGAGAGGCATACCCGGACACACGCCTCCTCTCAAGGGCACGCGCGCGGAACGTGCCCATCACCATCTCATCCGACGCCCACGAGCCAGAGGAAGTAGGATTGGGCTTCGAGGTGACGATCCCGCTCGTCAGGTCACTCGGGTTTCAGACTCTAACCGTCTTCAACTGCCGGCGGGGGCGCCAGGAGCGGATCGGGTGA
- the hisD gene encoding histidinol dehydrogenase → MIPRLSEMELLTRKSRNLEVELSTARRIIDEVRTEGDAALIRFSLEFDGVTLEDGQLEVSSAELASARLAADPGFIDAIEHAAANVREFHRRQLPTPWSCPSPDGGRVGRMMSPVQTVGIYVPGGTAAYPSSVVMTAVPAKVAGVPRIVMCTPPGPGGRMNPHTLAAALVCGVDRVFRIGGAQAIAAMAYGTQTVPRADKLVGPGNAFVTAAKRLIYGDAGIDMLAGPSEVLIIADAAADPSFVAADLLAQAEHDPLAAAMLITTSQKLADRVQQEITRQISSLSRRDTIEKALASHGAIVVVPSIGRALDIANSIAPEHLEIMTEDPQALAQRVVNAGTVFLGPMSPEPIGDYIAGPNHVLPTMGSARYIGGLGTADYVKPINFVEFDGAALVRTAKHALAIAGAEGLTAHANSIEVRLRSIQEPRHRRVIKLDANESPYDLPPIVKREILNGLADLAFNRYPSEDAGELRRSIASSLGVREEMIVAGVGSDELIQMIILARREVTRTLVTVFPTFTMYARIAQVVGVPVCEIPLLPDFSMDVAALEREVVRGDSLVFLCNPNNPTGTRHTEEIRTLLQQARGMVVVDEAYYDFLGETILPAAPENVIVLRTLSKAFSLAGLRVGYGVMAPEVARDVERARLPYNCSSASIIAARKVLEHATLVREAVEPILRERDRLAYGLSALGAQVVPSHTNFVLFRPNRPAQEVYGLLAEEGIAVRRFDRLPDYLRVTAGLPEETDAFLDAMARVCAGE, encoded by the coding sequence TTGATCCCCAGGCTATCCGAGATGGAACTGCTCACCCGCAAGTCCAGAAACCTCGAAGTTGAGCTCTCCACCGCACGGAGGATCATAGACGAAGTGCGGACCGAAGGAGACGCCGCTCTCATCCGGTTCTCCCTGGAGTTTGACGGAGTCACGCTCGAAGACGGGCAGCTTGAGGTCTCTTCGGCGGAACTCGCCAGTGCACGACTCGCTGCGGACCCGGGGTTCATCGACGCCATCGAACATGCTGCGGCAAACGTGCGTGAGTTTCACAGGCGTCAGCTCCCTACACCCTGGTCCTGCCCTTCCCCAGATGGGGGCCGGGTAGGCCGGATGATGTCCCCCGTCCAGACGGTGGGGATCTACGTCCCCGGCGGCACTGCAGCATATCCTTCGTCGGTGGTCATGACTGCTGTCCCGGCAAAGGTTGCTGGAGTACCCAGGATCGTGATGTGCACACCTCCTGGGCCGGGGGGCCGGATGAACCCACACACTCTGGCGGCGGCACTCGTGTGTGGAGTGGACAGGGTGTTCAGGATCGGCGGAGCTCAGGCGATTGCGGCTATGGCTTATGGTACCCAGACGGTACCCAGGGCAGACAAACTCGTAGGTCCGGGCAACGCTTTCGTCACCGCCGCCAAGCGGTTGATCTACGGGGACGCAGGTATCGACATGTTGGCTGGACCGAGCGAGGTTCTCATAATCGCAGACGCGGCCGCAGACCCGTCCTTCGTGGCCGCGGATCTTCTGGCCCAGGCGGAGCACGATCCCTTGGCTGCGGCAATGCTCATCACCACTTCTCAGAAACTGGCAGACCGGGTCCAGCAGGAAATCACACGGCAGATCTCGTCCTTGTCGAGGCGGGACACCATCGAAAAGGCTCTGGCCTCACACGGGGCGATCGTGGTGGTTCCGTCCATAGGCCGTGCGCTGGACATCGCGAACAGTATAGCGCCGGAGCATCTCGAAATAATGACAGAAGACCCGCAGGCTCTGGCCCAGAGAGTTGTGAATGCAGGCACAGTTTTCCTCGGTCCGATGAGCCCGGAGCCGATAGGCGACTACATTGCTGGACCCAACCACGTCCTGCCCACCATGGGATCGGCGCGATACATCGGAGGGCTGGGGACTGCCGACTACGTTAAGCCCATCAACTTCGTTGAGTTCGACGGGGCAGCCTTGGTGCGCACGGCCAAGCATGCGCTTGCCATTGCGGGGGCTGAGGGCCTGACCGCCCACGCGAACTCTATTGAGGTGCGCCTCCGCAGTATCCAGGAACCGCGACACCGGCGAGTGATCAAGCTCGACGCCAACGAGAGCCCTTACGATCTCCCTCCCATAGTCAAGCGCGAGATCCTGAATGGCCTGGCAGACCTCGCGTTCAACCGGTACCCGTCCGAGGACGCCGGCGAACTCCGCCGGAGCATCGCCTCTTCGCTTGGGGTGCGGGAGGAGATGATTGTGGCGGGCGTCGGGTCCGATGAACTCATCCAGATGATCATACTCGCACGTCGTGAGGTAACCCGGACCTTGGTAACCGTTTTCCCCACGTTCACGATGTACGCCCGCATTGCTCAGGTAGTGGGAGTGCCAGTGTGCGAGATTCCCCTGCTCCCCGATTTCAGCATGGATGTGGCGGCACTGGAGCGTGAGGTCGTGCGCGGGGATAGCCTGGTATTCCTGTGCAATCCTAACAACCCCACAGGCACCCGACATACGGAGGAGATACGTACTCTGCTCCAGCAGGCACGGGGCATGGTGGTTGTGGACGAGGCGTACTACGATTTCCTTGGCGAAACCATCTTGCCAGCTGCCCCCGAGAACGTCATCGTTCTTCGAACGCTGTCAAAGGCGTTCTCCCTCGCCGGACTCAGGGTTGGCTACGGCGTCATGGCCCCCGAAGTGGCCCGCGATGTCGAGCGAGCTAGGCTCCCGTACAACTGCAGTTCCGCCTCCATCATCGCCGCCCGGAAGGTGCTGGAACACGCCACGCTGGTTAGAGAGGCGGTGGAGCCCATCCTTCGGGAACGCGACCGGCTTGCCTATGGTCTGTCCGCGCTCGGGGCACAGGTCGTGCCTTCCCACACCAACTTCGTTCTGTTCAGGCCGAATAGGCCCGCCCAGGAGGTCTATGGACTCCTGGCGGAAGAGGGGATCGCTGTCCGCCGGTTCGACAGGCTCCCGGACTACCTCAGGGTAACCGCCGGTCTTCCCGAGGAGACGGACGCATTCCTCGATGCCATGGCCAGGGTGTGCGCAGGTGAATGA
- the hisF gene encoding imidazole glycerol phosphate synthase subunit HisF — protein MLAKRIIACLDVQDGRVVKGIHFEGLRDVGSPVKLADLYNREGVDELVFLDISASCRGTRTMVEVARDVASQVFIPFTVGGGIRSVEDMSALLHAGADKVSINTAAVQNPSLISEAARRFGSQCVVVAIDARRVAGSQERWEVRTHGGGTPTGLDAREWAMRAVALGAGEILLTSMDTDGVQDGYDIPLTREIAQAVDVPVVASGGAGNLDDFYAVLTAGRADAALAASVFHYGTMTVSQVKQYLRDRGVPVRL, from the coding sequence ATGCTGGCAAAAAGAATAATCGCCTGCCTGGACGTGCAGGATGGAAGGGTCGTCAAAGGGATTCACTTCGAAGGCCTCCGGGACGTCGGATCACCCGTGAAGTTGGCGGACTTGTACAACCGTGAGGGCGTGGACGAGCTTGTGTTCCTCGACATTTCTGCGTCCTGCAGGGGCACGCGTACGATGGTCGAGGTGGCGCGGGACGTGGCGTCACAAGTGTTCATACCTTTCACTGTCGGCGGCGGGATCAGGTCAGTTGAGGACATGAGTGCCCTTCTGCATGCTGGTGCGGACAAGGTCTCCATCAATACCGCCGCAGTCCAGAACCCTTCTCTGATATCGGAAGCGGCGCGCCGGTTCGGGAGCCAATGCGTGGTCGTGGCGATAGATGCGCGCCGGGTGGCCGGCTCCCAAGAACGCTGGGAAGTGCGAACCCACGGAGGGGGCACACCCACGGGCTTGGATGCCAGGGAATGGGCCATGCGCGCAGTCGCCCTTGGGGCGGGCGAGATCTTACTCACCAGCATGGACACTGACGGTGTCCAGGACGGGTACGACATCCCCCTTACGCGTGAGATAGCCCAGGCAGTGGACGTTCCAGTAGTCGCATCGGGCGGCGCCGGGAATCTCGATGACTTCTATGCGGTCCTCACAGCAGGCCGGGCAGACGCGGCACTTGCCGCATCCGTGTTTCATTACGGGACGATGACAGTAAGCCAAGTCAAGCAGTACCTTCGGGACCGAGGCGTTCCGGTGAGGCTCTAG
- a CDS encoding HisA/HisF-related TIM barrel protein produces the protein MEQRSQQRLFAAEPARCGVEVVPAIDIRGGKCVRLFQGDYGKETVFSEDPVSVALEFVSAGADTLHVVDLDGALVGRPVNLNIVREIAKASDARVELGGGLRSLEDLEAAFEAGAARAIVGTSAARDLEFARAVCEEFGDRVMAAIDVRNGRVAVHGWTVDTAVTARYFARALAQAGMTHAIVTDIRRDGAMKGPNLEPALEVAAEGVNVTVSGGISTLMHVRDVVSAAAEEPRILAMIIGRSLYTGHLTLAEAIRATVEDHPCWQKE, from the coding sequence ATGGAGCAGAGATCACAACAACGTCTCTTCGCAGCTGAACCTGCCCGTTGCGGAGTCGAAGTGGTACCCGCCATCGACATCCGGGGTGGCAAGTGCGTCAGGCTGTTCCAGGGGGACTACGGTAAGGAGACAGTGTTCTCCGAGGACCCGGTATCAGTTGCCCTCGAGTTCGTGTCAGCCGGGGCAGACACGCTGCACGTAGTGGACCTGGACGGGGCCCTCGTGGGCCGGCCCGTGAATCTCAACATCGTGCGCGAGATCGCGAAAGCGTCCGACGCCCGGGTTGAGCTCGGTGGAGGGCTCAGATCGCTGGAGGACCTGGAAGCGGCCTTCGAGGCCGGAGCGGCGCGGGCGATCGTCGGCACGTCCGCCGCCCGCGACCTCGAGTTCGCCCGCGCAGTCTGTGAGGAGTTCGGGGACCGGGTCATGGCTGCGATCGACGTGAGGAACGGCCGGGTAGCCGTGCACGGTTGGACTGTGGACACCGCTGTCACCGCCAGGTATTTCGCCCGCGCGCTGGCTCAAGCGGGAATGACACATGCCATCGTCACAGACATCAGGCGGGATGGCGCCATGAAGGGCCCCAACCTCGAACCTGCCCTCGAGGTGGCAGCAGAGGGCGTGAATGTCACTGTATCCGGAGGCATATCCACGCTCATGCATGTCCGGGACGTTGTATCGGCAGCCGCAGAAGAACCGCGCATCTTGGCCATGATCATCGGCCGGTCTCTTTACACCGGCCACCTCACGCTGGCCGAGGCCATCCGCGCAACAGTGGAGGATCACCCATGCTGGCAAAAAGAATAA
- a CDS encoding DUF5317 domain-containing protein, protein MCIEIVGLAVLVGWVRGGQVTNLARTPLRGLPWFILVGAFEVIMRFTQSPERRLVYQALSLAELAVVAGLLWVNRHLPGVSLALAGLTLNSVVMAANGGLMPVSEWAATASGQGAYISELVSGQSPRHIMLNPQTRLPALADIIPVPPPYPWPRVLSIGDILLFSGIARFTIWGMLCQHEGG, encoded by the coding sequence ATGTGCATTGAGATCGTCGGGCTTGCGGTTCTGGTCGGCTGGGTTCGTGGTGGACAAGTCACCAACCTGGCTCGGACGCCCCTGCGAGGGCTTCCCTGGTTCATCCTCGTGGGCGCTTTCGAGGTAATCATGCGGTTTACCCAGTCGCCAGAGAGGCGCCTGGTTTACCAGGCGCTCAGCCTGGCCGAGCTGGCCGTCGTGGCCGGTCTCCTTTGGGTGAACCGCCACTTGCCCGGGGTCTCCCTTGCACTGGCCGGCTTGACCCTGAACTCGGTGGTGATGGCTGCCAACGGAGGGCTGATGCCCGTGTCCGAGTGGGCGGCAACCGCGTCAGGGCAAGGAGCGTACATATCCGAGCTGGTCTCCGGTCAGAGTCCAAGGCACATCATGCTCAACCCTCAGACGAGGCTACCAGCGTTAGCAGACATCATCCCGGTGCCGCCACCCTACCCATGGCCTCGCGTCCTCTCCATCGGTGACATCCTGCTTTTTTCGGGCATAGCCAGGTTCACCATTTGGGGGATGTTGTGCCAGCACGAGGGCGGGTGA
- the hisH gene encoding imidazole glycerol phosphate synthase subunit HisH: protein MIAIIDYGAGNLRSVQQALVKLGHYSEIIGDPGLLRYADALILPGVGAFGSAMESLGRATLIDEVVTFAESGRPVLGICLGMHLLFCSSQESPGVPGFSLIPGRVVKFALGGSEGADRRHKVPHMGWNQVFFRGEVSSAHGATVVERLWRGIPPGSWFYFAHSYYAEPDDSTVLAGETHYGVKFASAVASRNLVGVQFHPEKSGDAGLTLLDNFARMWR from the coding sequence TTGATTGCCATCATCGATTACGGGGCGGGCAATCTGAGAAGTGTTCAGCAGGCGCTCGTGAAGCTTGGACACTATTCTGAGATCATCGGCGACCCCGGTCTCCTGAGGTATGCAGACGCCCTGATCCTCCCGGGTGTGGGCGCGTTCGGGTCTGCGATGGAGTCTCTGGGCCGTGCGACGCTCATCGATGAGGTGGTGACGTTCGCGGAATCTGGCCGACCTGTGCTGGGAATCTGCCTCGGAATGCACTTGCTTTTCTGCTCGAGCCAGGAATCTCCGGGGGTGCCAGGGTTCTCTCTCATCCCCGGGCGCGTTGTGAAGTTCGCACTCGGCGGCTCCGAGGGCGCGGACCGGAGACACAAGGTACCGCACATGGGCTGGAACCAAGTGTTCTTCAGAGGTGAGGTGAGTTCGGCCCACGGCGCCACGGTGGTCGAACGCCTGTGGCGGGGGATCCCTCCGGGATCCTGGTTCTACTTCGCCCACTCGTACTACGCAGAACCAGATGACTCCACTGTCCTGGCGGGCGAGACACATTACGGTGTGAAGTTTGCGTCCGCGGTGGCCAGCAGGAACCTCGTCGGGGTTCAGTTCCACCCCGAGAAGAGCGGAGACGCCGGACTGACTCTTCTCGACAATTTCGCCCGGATGTGGAGATGA
- the hisIE gene encoding bifunctional phosphoribosyl-AMP cyclohydrolase/phosphoribosyl-ATP diphosphatase HisIE encodes MTQWSIGGVIVDKSCGIIDMIGRLRFSPDGLIPAVVQDVRTGRVLMVAYMSSEAIRRTLETGRAWFWSRKRRRLWQKGESSGHVQTVRGVYVDCDTDTLLLEVEQTGVACHEGRYSCFHRKILQSGEFADVPDGETHRWETAASTGSGAQQSSEKAAILDEVYGVLQNRKEQPSPDSYTSRLMQSGLDRILRKVGEEAGEFIIAAKNGQDDQTVAELADLWFHSMVALAALGIPISRVYEELLGRRGRRSPDPLLAPPPAVEDG; translated from the coding sequence TTGACCCAGTGGAGCATCGGGGGTGTGATTGTGGACAAGAGTTGCGGCATCATCGACATGATCGGACGACTCAGGTTCTCTCCAGACGGCCTCATACCCGCCGTGGTGCAGGATGTCCGGACCGGGCGCGTCCTGATGGTCGCCTACATGAGTTCCGAGGCCATACGGCGCACGCTGGAGACCGGCCGCGCGTGGTTCTGGAGCCGGAAGCGCCGCAGGCTCTGGCAGAAGGGCGAGAGTTCCGGCCACGTTCAGACTGTGCGTGGTGTCTACGTGGACTGCGATACCGATACACTCCTGCTCGAAGTGGAGCAGACTGGAGTGGCATGCCACGAGGGCCGGTACTCATGCTTCCACAGGAAGATCCTGCAATCCGGAGAGTTCGCAGATGTGCCGGATGGGGAAACCCATCGGTGGGAGACAGCCGCAAGCACGGGATCAGGTGCACAGCAATCCTCTGAAAAGGCGGCTATCCTCGATGAGGTCTACGGAGTCCTACAGAACAGGAAAGAACAACCCTCTCCTGACTCTTACACTTCGCGTCTGATGCAGTCCGGGCTCGACAGAATCCTGAGGAAAGTGGGAGAAGAAGCAGGCGAGTTCATCATTGCCGCTAAGAACGGGCAGGACGATCAGACCGTCGCCGAGCTTGCAGACCTCTGGTTTCACTCCATGGTCGCGCTGGCCGCCCTCGGGATTCCCATCTCTCGGGTCTATGAAGAGCTCCTGGGAAGGCGTGGTCGCCGGTCACCCGATCCGCTCCTGGCGCCCCCGCCGGCAGTTGAAGACGGTTAG
- the hisB gene encoding imidazoleglycerol-phosphate dehydratase HisB, with translation MDRRDLAEAAFAKPPHARSGGAEARAARGARVDRETSETRVGVDLDLEGTGNGVISTGCGFLDHMLVLARSHGMFDLSVSASGDTNVDFHHLAEDVGICLGTAVDRALGDRRGIARYAHVSIPMDEALAVVSLDASGRGFLVYNVPGLRERVGEMDTEVIEEFFAAFARSARVTLHVNLAYGHNTHHILEAVFKAFGRAVSQAASVDPRQTGVPSTKGVL, from the coding sequence ATGGATAGACGTGATCTGGCTGAGGCCGCTTTCGCCAAGCCCCCGCATGCGCGCTCGGGAGGCGCGGAGGCGCGCGCGGCGCGCGGCGCACGGGTTGACCGGGAAACATCCGAGACCAGGGTAGGAGTGGATCTGGACCTGGAAGGAACAGGCAATGGAGTGATCTCCACCGGGTGCGGGTTCTTAGATCACATGCTCGTCCTAGCCCGGTCTCACGGCATGTTCGATCTCTCTGTCTCGGCGTCAGGCGATACTAATGTGGATTTCCATCATCTAGCGGAGGATGTCGGGATCTGCCTCGGCACCGCTGTGGATCGGGCACTTGGTGACCGGAGGGGTATCGCTCGGTACGCCCATGTATCGATCCCCATGGATGAAGCCCTGGCGGTCGTGAGCCTGGACGCAAGTGGCCGGGGGTTTCTCGTCTACAACGTCCCGGGTCTTCGCGAGCGAGTGGGAGAGATGGATACCGAGGTGATCGAGGAATTCTTCGCGGCTTTCGCCCGGTCTGCGCGAGTCACTCTTCATGTAAACCTGGCTTACGGCCACAACACCCATCACATTCTGGAGGCGGTTTTCAAGGCTTTCGGCCGGGCGGTGTCCCAGGCCGCATCTGTGGACCCGAGGCAGACCGGGGTCCCGTCCACCAAAGGGGTGCTCTAG
- a CDS encoding HD domain-containing protein, with protein MRRLWPYVLGLDAAALVVLGYSLVDLAPSDVFWGIVVAAVFTWAELYPLNISDDGDLTVGGSVQIAALLFFGLKAPAIGALIGEVAYSIAQRRPVIKTCFNSAQTVLCLAVSYAVFTGVGGRPGELSVHAVALTLAFIFANTLLVSWILSLSEHEPLWRSWVSLNRDTLAYSAILGVGGMAFAGLLLSYGLLGLALVVALVICLRTVLFQASSNLKSLKNQFVQTVRVLMTALEYRDPYTYGHSSRVAVWCGKIAREMGLDRDEIDRVELGGLLHDVGKVGVPDFVLGKPGRLTEDEFEKIRSHPLIGEKILLGMEGMEAAAAMAKQHHMRHDGSPRGYPPDLPENGTYIGSRILGVADAWDAMMSDRPYRGALSTDAAVAELLANKGTQFDPEVVDAFIAVLRREGVITDGYGGNESAAREGRGVSR; from the coding sequence ATGCGACGCCTCTGGCCTTACGTACTCGGACTCGACGCGGCAGCACTGGTTGTTCTAGGGTATTCGCTTGTGGATCTCGCTCCCAGCGACGTCTTTTGGGGCATCGTTGTGGCGGCTGTCTTCACGTGGGCGGAGCTCTATCCTCTCAACATCAGCGATGACGGCGATCTGACTGTCGGCGGGTCTGTTCAGATCGCCGCTCTGTTGTTCTTTGGCCTGAAAGCACCTGCCATCGGGGCCTTGATCGGTGAAGTGGCCTATAGCATTGCGCAGAGGCGACCCGTTATCAAGACCTGCTTCAACTCAGCTCAGACCGTTCTATGCCTTGCTGTGTCTTATGCAGTCTTCACTGGGGTGGGCGGCCGGCCGGGCGAGCTGAGTGTCCACGCCGTTGCTCTCACGCTTGCGTTCATCTTCGCCAACACACTGCTCGTTTCGTGGATCCTGTCCCTTTCGGAGCACGAGCCCCTCTGGAGATCATGGGTGAGCCTCAACCGGGATACCCTTGCCTACAGCGCGATCCTGGGCGTGGGCGGGATGGCCTTCGCCGGGCTGTTGCTGTCCTACGGCTTGCTTGGTCTCGCCCTCGTGGTGGCTTTGGTCATCTGCCTCCGCACCGTGCTCTTCCAGGCCAGTTCCAACCTGAAGAGCCTGAAGAACCAGTTTGTGCAGACAGTCCGGGTCTTGATGACGGCCCTGGAATACCGGGACCCCTACACCTACGGCCACTCCAGCCGGGTTGCAGTCTGGTGCGGGAAGATTGCGCGGGAGATGGGGCTCGACCGGGATGAAATAGACAGAGTAGAGCTGGGTGGACTCCTTCACGACGTGGGAAAGGTCGGTGTCCCTGACTTCGTCCTGGGCAAACCCGGGAGACTCACCGAGGATGAATTCGAGAAGATCAGGAGCCATCCACTGATCGGGGAGAAGATCCTCCTGGGGATGGAGGGGATGGAAGCCGCAGCCGCCATGGCCAAGCAGCATCACATGAGGCACGATGGGAGCCCTCGGGGGTACCCTCCTGACCTCCCTGAGAACGGAACCTACATAGGCTCGAGAATCCTGGGCGTCGCCGATGCGTGGGACGCGATGATGTCCGACCGCCCTTACCGCGGGGCACTGTCCACTGACGCGGCAGTTGCCGAACTCCTGGCTAACAAGGGAACCCAATTTGACCCTGAAGTTGTAGATGCGTTCATAGCCGTGCTCAGGCGGGAAGGGGTAATCACAGACGGGTACGGTGGCAACGAGAGCGCCGCCAGGGAAGGCAGGGGAGTATCCCGGTGA
- a CDS encoding peptidoglycan recognition protein family protein, translated as MVVKDVVDQLPRHPSKQYRTRALGDIARVVIHHSATNGGTPESLARYHVNKRGWPGIGYHYVIASDGTVYKTNYATTVSWHAGSSANWDSIGACMIGDFTKHEVPQVQLASTLELVQELMRAYSIPVSGVVGHSEVPEAATLCPGDAVDMRAIRLTLREGS; from the coding sequence TTGGTCGTAAAGGACGTCGTGGACCAGCTGCCACGCCACCCGAGCAAGCAGTACAGAACGCGGGCGCTTGGCGATATAGCGCGCGTGGTGATACACCATTCCGCGACGAACGGTGGGACACCCGAATCCCTGGCCAGGTACCATGTGAACAAACGAGGTTGGCCTGGGATCGGGTACCACTATGTCATCGCCTCGGACGGCACGGTCTACAAGACCAACTACGCGACCACGGTGTCCTGGCACGCCGGCTCAAGTGCGAACTGGGACAGCATCGGTGCGTGCATGATAGGGGACTTCACAAAACACGAGGTTCCCCAGGTGCAGCTGGCAAGCACTCTGGAACTCGTTCAAGAGCTGATGCGTGCGTACAGCATCCCCGTCTCTGGTGTAGTGGGGCACTCGGAGGTGCCGGAGGCAGCAACACTCTGCCCCGGGGATGCGGTTGACATGCGCGCAATCCGTCTGACGCTCAGGGAGGGGTCCTAG